The following proteins come from a genomic window of Bubalus kerabau isolate K-KA32 ecotype Philippines breed swamp buffalo chromosome 20, PCC_UOA_SB_1v2, whole genome shotgun sequence:
- the LOC129635070 gene encoding serine protease 46-like, producing MSCSLKSEEKKCGEKGKLKFQLNESQQELAIPLLEPQFPYLQRSHEKGFEALELGSWSRACGQTNISCKNVNGKLVEVGKWPWQVSILFLGMSICSGSLIHRQWVLTAAHCLQRSKDPLSYSVKMGVQSLSENGTERQVARIMIHEDFTNLSQDLALLKLRDSVFWSPLIQPVCLPNPKLKPSFGSLCWMIGWGKVNIHANPQSPYSLQEVAVKIINNDICNQQYKFLFLTNQKKLLGNDMICATSHLGMDTCQSNSGNSLVCQMDNTWIQMGVVTWSFSCNRRHFPGVYTSTSYFTDWMRKQIGDVKFVSRAGPACLSPVLLTSSILLISLGCQWLP from the exons ATGAGCTGTTCTcttaaaagtgaagagaaaaagtgtggggaaaaaggaaaactcaaGTTCCAGCTCAATGAGTCTCAGCAGGAACTAGCCATCCCCTTgttagagcctcagtttccataccTCCAGAGAAGCCATGAGAAGGGCTTTGAGGCTCTTGAACTGG GGTCCTGGTCCCGGGCTTGTGGTCAGACTAACATCTCCTGCAAGAATGTGAAcggaaagctagtggaggtaggCAAGTGGCCATGGCAGGTGAGCATCCTATTCCTGGGCATGAGCATCTGCAGTGGCTCCCTCATCCACCGCCAGTGGGTCCTTACAGCTGCACACTGCTTACAGAG ATCCAAGGACCCCTTGTCATACTCCGTGAAGATGGGAGTTCAGAGCCTCTCGGAAAATGGTACCGAACGTCAAGTCGCTCGCATCATGATTCATGAGGATTTCACTAACCTATCCCAGGATCTTGCCCTCCTGAAGCTCAGGGACTCTGTCTTCTGGTCCCCACTCATCCAGCCTGTCTGTCTACCTAACCCCAAACTCAAGCCATCTTTTGGATCCCTGTGCTGGATGATCGGGTGGGGAAAAGTGAATATTCACG cgaACCCACAGTCCCCCTACAGCCTTCAGGAGGTGGCTGTCAAGATCATAAATAATGATATCTGCAATCAACAGTACAAGTTCCTCTTCTTGACAAACCAGAAGAAGTTACTTGGGAATGACATGATTTGTGCCACCTCACATTTGGGCATGGACACCTGTCAG AGTAACTCTGGCAATTCCCTGGTCTGCCAAATGGACAACACTTGGATTCAGATGGGGGTGGTGACCTGGAGCTTTAGCTGCAACCGGCGCCACTTCCCGGGTGTCTACACCAGCACCTCCTACTTCACTGACTGGATGAGGAAGCAGATTGGTGATGTGAAGTTCGTCAGCAGGGCCGGGCCTGCCTGCCTTAGCCCAGTCCTCCTCACTAGCTCCATCCTGCTGATCTCCTTGGGCTGCCAGTGGCTCCCGTGA
- the LOC129635203 gene encoding probable threonine protease PRSS50, whose product MEFWCEPPASRRGPPRPGTSTLALALASAGLLLLLLRPLGCLGAGDSLGALSTDVPADPDAPCAPSATCPSGRRRFPRQVTGGSPPPSISQYATSKASHSEFLPPCGFSYERDPTLRDPESMARRWPWMVSVRANGTHICAGTLIASEWVLTAAHCMTESDVTYSVRAGSPWIDRITKTSIDTLAKEVIVHSRYRASRYWSWVGRANDIALLNLDRPLQYSKYVWPICLPGLDYSVKDYSLCTVTGWGLPRIDGQWPQFRTIQEKEVTILNSTECDSLYRRFSKIPSLIQIINSQMICAKDVDREKFCYEISGEPLACPVQNIWHLVGVVSWGPGCKKSEAPPIYVHISSYQQWIWDRISGQTLPAPSRALLLALLMLLSFLAAL is encoded by the exons ATGGAGTTCTGGTGTGAGCCGCCGGCCAGCAGGCGCGGCCCCCCACGCCCTGGGACGTccaccctggccctggccctTGCCTCCGCcgggctcctgctgctgctgctgcggcccCTGG GTTGCTTGGGCGCTGGCGACAGCCTGGGGGCACTGTCCACGGATGTCCCCGCAGACCCTGATGCTCCATGTGCCCCCAGTGCCACCTGTCCCTCGGGCAGACGTCGCTTCCCCCGGCAGGTCACTGGTGGTAGCCCGCCGCCCAGTATCTCGCAGTACGCTACTTCTAAAGCCTCCCACAGCGAGTTCCTTCCCC CCTGCGGCTTCTCCTATGAACGGGACCCCACCCTCAGGGATCCGGAGTCCATGGCTCGGCGGTGGCCGTGGATGGTCAGTGTGCGGGCCAATGGCACACACATCTGTGCAGGAACCCTCATTGCCTCCGAGTGGGTGCTGACTGCAGCCCACTGCATGACCGA GAGTGACGTTACCTATTCAGTACGGGCGGGGAGTCCGTGGATTGACCGGATAACGAAGACTTCCATCGACACCCTGGCAAAAGAGGTCATCGTGCACAGCCGTTACCGAGCCAGTCGGTACTGGTCCTGGGTTGGCCGGGCCAACGACATTGCCCTCCTCAACCTGGATCGGCCACTGCAGTACAGCAAGTATGTCTGGCCCATCTGCCTGCCTGGCTTGGACTATTCGGTGAAGGACTACTCGCTCTGCACTGTGACAGGCTGGGGACTCCCCAGGATTGATG GTCAGTGGCCCCAATTTCGAACCATCCAGGAGAAGGAAGTCACCATCCTGAACAGCACAGAGTGTGACAGCCTCTACCGCAGGTTCTCCAAAATCCCCTCTCTGATTcagatcatcaactcccagaTGATTTGTGCAAAGGACGTCGACAGGGAAAAATTCTGCTAC GAGATAAGTGGTGAGCCCTTGGCCTGTCCTGTGCAGAACATATGGCACCTGGTGGGAGTGGTGAGCTGGGGCCCAGGCTGCAAGAAGAGCGAGGCTCCGCCTATCTACGTCCACATCTCCTCCTACCAACAGTGGATCTGGGACCGCATCAGCGGGCAGACTCTGCCAGCCCCATCCCGGGCCCTGCTCCTGGCACTCCTGATGCTCCTCAGCTTCCTtgctgccctctga